A genome region from Paramisgurnus dabryanus chromosome 12, PD_genome_1.1, whole genome shotgun sequence includes the following:
- the tpd52l1 gene encoding tumor protein D53 isoform X5, whose amino-acid sequence MEPRQQGLLDKEPLKEVDEDMVSEVDLNNTMTDEEREEMMNELTKVEEEIATLKQVLASKEKHCLELKETLGLTPLSELRQNFSKSWHDMQTSTAYKKTSESLTTAGQKTSAAFSNLGTAISRRFEDMRNSPSFRSFEEKVESTVTNIKVKVGGGAGSFEEVLSSAANASAQNTPTNNIADNSEPTC is encoded by the exons ATGGAGCCCAGACAACAGG GTTTGTTGGATAAAGAACCTCTAAAGGAAGTGGATGAGGACATGGTGTCAGAGGTGGACCTTAACAACACGATGACAGACGAGGAGAGAGAAGAAATGATGAATGAACTTACCAAG GTAGAGGAAGAAATTGCTACTTTGAAACAAGTCCTGGCCTCCAAAGAAAAACATTGTCTGGAATTAAAAGAGACATTGGGGCTCACACCCCTAAGTGAACTACGACAAAATTTCAGCAAGAGCTGGCACGACATGCAGACCAGCACAGC GTACAAAAAGACCTCTGAGAGTTTGACCACAGCAGGACAGAAAACCTCAGCTGCCTTCAGCAACCTGGGCACTGCCATCAGCAGAAGGTTTGAGGACATGAG GAATTCTCCTAGTTTCCGGTCATTTGAGGAGAAAGTTGAAAGCACAGTCACAAACATCAAG GTAAAAGTTGGAGGGGGTGCAGGCAGTTTTGAGGAGGTACTTTCATCAGCAGCCAACGCCAGTGCCCAGAACACTCCTACTAACAACATAGCAGACAACAGTGAGCCCACATGTTAA
- the hddc2 gene encoding 5'-deoxynucleotidase HDDC2, with protein sequence MSQLSQIQCCLKRHLAVRAYYYLRVLLPGRCRWLRLGFSNGMDSMLQFMKIVGQLKRVPRTGWVYRNVKKPESVSDHMYRMSMMALTIKDVTVSRERCVKMALVHDLAESIVGDIAPADNVSKEEKHRREKEAMVHITGLLEDGLRNEIYNLWEEYENQSTPEAKLVKELDQLEMIIQAHEYEELEGKPGRLQEFFTSTEGNFRHPEVLGLIKSLNEERARHIAEKGDSDHEKSIPSS encoded by the exons ATGAGTCAGCTGTCTCAGATACAATGCTGCCTGAAG CGCCATCTAGCGGTGCGAGCGTATTATTACCTCAGAGTTTTACTTCCGGGTCGCTGCCGTTGGCTTCGTCTCGGCTTTAGTAACGGAATGGACAGCATGTTACAATTCATGAAAATAGTAGGACAGCTAAAG CGCGTGCCGAGAACAGGATGGGTGTACAGAAATGTCAAAAAGCCTGAAAGTGTGTCCGATCATATGTACAGGATGTCAATGATGGCCTTAACCATAAAAGATGTCACTGTCAGTAGAGAAAG ATGCGTGAAGATGGCTTTAGTACATGACTTGGCGGAGAGTATTGTGGGAGATATTGCTCCAGCAGATAATGTTAGCAAAGAAGAAAAACACAGAAGGGAAAAG GAAGCTATGGTGCACATTACAGGACTATTAGAAGATGGTCTGCGTAATGAGATTTACAACTTATGGGAG GAGTATGAAAATCAGTCTACTCCAGAGGCCAAACTGGTTAAGGAGTTAGACCAACTGGAAATGATCATTCAAGCTCATGAATATGAAGAGTTAGAGGGAAAACCTGGAAGACTACAGGAGTTCTTCACCTCTACTGAAG GTAATTTTCGTCATCCAGAGGTATTGGGTCTGATAAAAAGTCTAAATGAGGAGAGAGCTCGCCATATAGCTGAAAAAGGAGATAGTGATCATGAAAAGAGCATACCTTCCTCGTGA
- the tpd52l1 gene encoding tumor protein D53 isoform X1 — protein sequence MEPRQQELYSSVLIPEAVEWGLLDKEPLKEVDEDMVSEVDLNNTMTDEEREEMMNELTKVEEEIATLKQVLASKEKHCLELKETLGLTPLSELRQNFSKSWHDMQTSTAYKKTSESLTTAGQKTSAAFSNLGTAISRRFEDMRLHSIGYSIRHSMSMPAMRNSPSFRSFEEKVESTVTNIKVKVGGGAGSFEEVLSSAANASAQNTPTNNIADNSEPTC from the exons ATGGAGCCCAGACAACAGG AGCTGTACTCTAGTGTACTCATTCCTGAAGCAGTAGAATGGG GTTTGTTGGATAAAGAACCTCTAAAGGAAGTGGATGAGGACATGGTGTCAGAGGTGGACCTTAACAACACGATGACAGACGAGGAGAGAGAAGAAATGATGAATGAACTTACCAAG GTAGAGGAAGAAATTGCTACTTTGAAACAAGTCCTGGCCTCCAAAGAAAAACATTGTCTGGAATTAAAAGAGACATTGGGGCTCACACCCCTAAGTGAACTACGACAAAATTTCAGCAAGAGCTGGCACGACATGCAGACCAGCACAGC GTACAAAAAGACCTCTGAGAGTTTGACCACAGCAGGACAGAAAACCTCAGCTGCCTTCAGCAACCTGGGCACTGCCATCAGCAGAAGGTTTGAGGACATGAG GTTACATTCGATTGG CTATTCTATACGGCATTCAATGAGCATGCCTGCAATGAG GAATTCTCCTAGTTTCCGGTCATTTGAGGAGAAAGTTGAAAGCACAGTCACAAACATCAAG GTAAAAGTTGGAGGGGGTGCAGGCAGTTTTGAGGAGGTACTTTCATCAGCAGCCAACGCCAGTGCCCAGAACACTCCTACTAACAACATAGCAGACAACAGTGAGCCCACATGTTAA
- the tpd52l1 gene encoding tumor protein D53 isoform X2, with product MEPRQQELYSSVLIPEAVEWGLLDKEPLKEVDEDMVSEVDLNNTMTDEEREEMMNELTKVEEEIATLKQVLASKEKHCLELKETLGLTPLSELRQNFSKSWHDMQTSTAYKKTSESLTTAGQKTSAAFSNLGTAISRRFEDMRLHSIGNSPSFRSFEEKVESTVTNIKVKVGGGAGSFEEVLSSAANASAQNTPTNNIADNSEPTC from the exons ATGGAGCCCAGACAACAGG AGCTGTACTCTAGTGTACTCATTCCTGAAGCAGTAGAATGGG GTTTGTTGGATAAAGAACCTCTAAAGGAAGTGGATGAGGACATGGTGTCAGAGGTGGACCTTAACAACACGATGACAGACGAGGAGAGAGAAGAAATGATGAATGAACTTACCAAG GTAGAGGAAGAAATTGCTACTTTGAAACAAGTCCTGGCCTCCAAAGAAAAACATTGTCTGGAATTAAAAGAGACATTGGGGCTCACACCCCTAAGTGAACTACGACAAAATTTCAGCAAGAGCTGGCACGACATGCAGACCAGCACAGC GTACAAAAAGACCTCTGAGAGTTTGACCACAGCAGGACAGAAAACCTCAGCTGCCTTCAGCAACCTGGGCACTGCCATCAGCAGAAGGTTTGAGGACATGAG GTTACATTCGATTGG GAATTCTCCTAGTTTCCGGTCATTTGAGGAGAAAGTTGAAAGCACAGTCACAAACATCAAG GTAAAAGTTGGAGGGGGTGCAGGCAGTTTTGAGGAGGTACTTTCATCAGCAGCCAACGCCAGTGCCCAGAACACTCCTACTAACAACATAGCAGACAACAGTGAGCCCACATGTTAA
- the tpd52l1 gene encoding tumor protein D53 isoform X4, which produces MEPRQQELYSSVLIPEAVEWGLLDKEPLKEVDEDMVSEVDLNNTMTDEEREEMMNELTKVEEEIATLKQVLASKEKHCLELKETLGLTPLSELRQNFSKSWHDMQTSTAYKKTSESLTTAGQKTSAAFSNLGTAISRRFEDMRNSPSFRSFEEKVESTVTNIKVKVGGGAGSFEEVLSSAANASAQNTPTNNIADNSEPTC; this is translated from the exons ATGGAGCCCAGACAACAGG AGCTGTACTCTAGTGTACTCATTCCTGAAGCAGTAGAATGGG GTTTGTTGGATAAAGAACCTCTAAAGGAAGTGGATGAGGACATGGTGTCAGAGGTGGACCTTAACAACACGATGACAGACGAGGAGAGAGAAGAAATGATGAATGAACTTACCAAG GTAGAGGAAGAAATTGCTACTTTGAAACAAGTCCTGGCCTCCAAAGAAAAACATTGTCTGGAATTAAAAGAGACATTGGGGCTCACACCCCTAAGTGAACTACGACAAAATTTCAGCAAGAGCTGGCACGACATGCAGACCAGCACAGC GTACAAAAAGACCTCTGAGAGTTTGACCACAGCAGGACAGAAAACCTCAGCTGCCTTCAGCAACCTGGGCACTGCCATCAGCAGAAGGTTTGAGGACATGAG GAATTCTCCTAGTTTCCGGTCATTTGAGGAGAAAGTTGAAAGCACAGTCACAAACATCAAG GTAAAAGTTGGAGGGGGTGCAGGCAGTTTTGAGGAGGTACTTTCATCAGCAGCCAACGCCAGTGCCCAGAACACTCCTACTAACAACATAGCAGACAACAGTGAGCCCACATGTTAA
- the tpd52l1 gene encoding tumor protein D53 isoform X3, whose translation MEPRQQGLLDKEPLKEVDEDMVSEVDLNNTMTDEEREEMMNELTKVEEEIATLKQVLASKEKHCLELKETLGLTPLSELRQNFSKSWHDMQTSTAYKKTSESLTTAGQKTSAAFSNLGTAISRRFEDMRLHSIGYSIRHSMSMPAMRNSPSFRSFEEKVESTVTNIKVKVGGGAGSFEEVLSSAANASAQNTPTNNIADNSEPTC comes from the exons ATGGAGCCCAGACAACAGG GTTTGTTGGATAAAGAACCTCTAAAGGAAGTGGATGAGGACATGGTGTCAGAGGTGGACCTTAACAACACGATGACAGACGAGGAGAGAGAAGAAATGATGAATGAACTTACCAAG GTAGAGGAAGAAATTGCTACTTTGAAACAAGTCCTGGCCTCCAAAGAAAAACATTGTCTGGAATTAAAAGAGACATTGGGGCTCACACCCCTAAGTGAACTACGACAAAATTTCAGCAAGAGCTGGCACGACATGCAGACCAGCACAGC GTACAAAAAGACCTCTGAGAGTTTGACCACAGCAGGACAGAAAACCTCAGCTGCCTTCAGCAACCTGGGCACTGCCATCAGCAGAAGGTTTGAGGACATGAG GTTACATTCGATTGG CTATTCTATACGGCATTCAATGAGCATGCCTGCAATGAG GAATTCTCCTAGTTTCCGGTCATTTGAGGAGAAAGTTGAAAGCACAGTCACAAACATCAAG GTAAAAGTTGGAGGGGGTGCAGGCAGTTTTGAGGAGGTACTTTCATCAGCAGCCAACGCCAGTGCCCAGAACACTCCTACTAACAACATAGCAGACAACAGTGAGCCCACATGTTAA